A DNA window from Vigna angularis cultivar LongXiaoDou No.4 chromosome 1, ASM1680809v1, whole genome shotgun sequence contains the following coding sequences:
- the LOC128193860 gene encoding translocase of chloroplast 159, chloroplastic-like — MASSDSKGLLFFANSLPLQIRAPLTLEDDDSEADVSSNGTLSQSDYTSQGEQGQEEQEEDFVEVANDFESFSGSDGEELFLDDEQGQDQVLGIRVACDEYSTSGATHSDVMSQHSQDEQFGLARVVFDDLGSDKLNEAEGVEDYEDYSNSLRQERDMSFNDPPEHNFQVHCMAGEPVYEAFAENVEYGTLTQTTEATADGGVAADQVSDCENLVSITTSGVNSNSEFHDSSAGFESNYGAFEGNKTLSVESSELYPTLLPECYLEKDLSKSSLGVNPEDELFCDYHSHENAEKLDLEYTAKEETTVELNSACQESETESCASDGDAGLMSVSLEQFKEQISALSILLGKKGSGNDSQGIRVIRSSHEAINLPKDDAKVRFIYADGDTESDGNSGTVTSTDESSVIFLEVPGSLSSLPYSNARTGFQQSITEKEKEKIQNTQTISVKFLRLVQRVNLSLEDSLVSKVLYRLVADIERRLNQEFVIRSAKTLAKKFEESCPDDIDFSLNILVLGESGVGKSATINSIFGEMKVVTNAFEPATTSVEEVCGTIDGIKIRILDTPGLKSSMKEQAYNRKVLSCIERYMKKFPPDVILYVDRADFQTRDLNDLPIIRSITSSLGPSIWQRAILALTHAASVPLDGSSGSPLSYEVFVAQKSYLVQQSITQAVRNLCQLSPSFMCPVALVENHPLCGKNVSGDCVLPSGLRWRSQLLALCFSLKILSEVSSVSRPETLFDHWKHFFFQDHSQPLCHVISSLLQSPAHLKFSANWN, encoded by the exons ATGGCTTCTTCAGACTCAAAGGGACTCCTCTTCTTCGCCAACTCTCTCCCTCTTCAAATTCGAGCTCCTCTTACCCTCGAAGACGATGATTCCGAAGCCGACGTTTCAAGTAATGGCACACTTTCTCAATCTGATTACACCTCCCAAGGAGAACAAGGACAAGAAGAGCAAGAAGAAGATTTCGTTGAAGTTG CGAATGATTTTGAATCTTTCAGTGGTAGTGACGGCGAGGAACTGTTTTTGGATGATGAGCAAGGTCAGGACCAAGTTCTTGGAATTAGGGTTGCGTGTGATGAATACTCGACCTCTGGTGCAACGCATTCAGATGTTATGTCGCAGCATTCACAGGACGAACAATTTGGCTTGGCAAGAGTGGTGTTCGATGATTTGGGGAGTGATAAGTTGAATGAGGCTGAGGGTGTTGAGGATTATGAAGATTATAGCAACAGCTTAAGGCAGGAACGGGATATGAGTTTCAATGATCCACCAGAACATAATTTCCAAGTACATTGCATGGCGGGTGAACCTGTGTATGAAGCTTTTGCGGAAAATGTTGAGTACGGTACACTAACTCAAACCACTGAAGCTACTGCAGATGGAGGTGTTGCTGCTGATCAAGTGAGTGACTGTGAGAATCTGGTAAGTATAACTACATCTGGGGTAAACTCAAATTCTGAATTTCACGATTCTTCTGCTGGTTTTGAATCCAATTATGGTGCTTTTGAAGGCAACAAAACTCTTAGTGTTGAATCTTCTGAACTTTATCCCACACTTCTTCCAGAATGTTATTTGGAAAAGGATTTGTCTAAATCCAGTTTAGGGGTTAATCCAGAAGATGAGCTGTTTTGTGATTATCATTCACATGAAAATGCGGAAAAACTTGATTTGGAGTACACTGCAAAAGAAGAGACCACCGTTGAGTTAAATTCCGCATGTCAAGAATCAGAAACTGAAAGTTGTGCTTCAGATGGAGATGCAGGGTTGATGTCGGTTTCCCTTGAGCAGTTCAAGGAACAAATTTCAGCTCTCTCTATTCTTTTGGGTAAAAAAGGTTCTGGAAATGATTCTCAAGGAATACGAGTCATCAGGAGTTCACATGAAGCGATAAACTTACCAAAGGATGATGCAAAAGTTCGATTTATCTATGCTGATGGTGATACTGAATCAGATGGCAATTCAGGTACAGTTACCTCCACTGATGAATCCAGTGTGATCTTTCTGGAAGTTCCAGGTAGTCTCAGCTCCTTACCATATAGCAATGCTCGAACCGGTTTCCAGCAGAGCATAActgagaaagaaaaggaaaaaattcaGAACACGCAGACCATAAGTGTGAAGTTCTTGAGGCTTGTCCAGCGAGTAAATTTATCTCTGGAAGATTCCTTGGTTTCTAAAGTTTTGTATAGGTTGGTTGCAGATATTGAAAGGCGCTTGAATCAGGAATTTGTCATAAGATCAGCAAAAACATTAGCGAAGAAGTTTGAAGAAAGTTGTCCGGATGATATAGACTTCTCTTTGAACATTCTAGTTCTTGGGGAAAGTGGGGTGGGAAAGAGTGCAACCATAAATTCTATTTTTGGTGAAATGAAGGTTGTGACAAATGCATTTGAACCTGCCACAACTTCTGTAGAAGAGGTTTGTGGAACTATAGATGGAATCAAGATCAGAATCCTTGACACACCTGGTCTGAAGTCCTCTATGAAGGAGCAAGCTTACAACAGAAAGGTGTTGTCCTGTATAGAGAGGTATATGAAAAAGTTTCCTCCAGATGTCATTCTTTATGTTGATCGAGCAGATTTCCAGACCAGAGACTTAAACGATTTACCGATAATAAGGTCAATCACAAGTTCTCTGGGTCCCTCAATATGGCAACGTGCAATTCTTGCTCTGACACATGCTGCCTCTGTTCCTTTGGATGGATCATCAGGATCCCCTTTGAGCTATGAAGTATTTGTTGCTCAAAAATCCTATCTTGTTCAACAGTCAATCACTCAAGCCGTACGTAATCTGTGTCAATTGAGTCCAAGTTTCATGTGTCCAGTGGCCCTTGTTGAAAACCATCCATTATGTGGAAAGAATGTGTCAGGGGACTGTGTGCTTCCCAGTGGACTTAGATGGAGAAGCCAATTATTAGCTTTGTGTTTCTCTCTGAAGATCTTATCTGAAGTGTCTTCTGTTTCAAGACCTGAAACGCTCTTCGATCATTGGAAGCACTTTTTCTTCCAGGACCATTCCCAACCTCTGTGCCATGTAATTTCTTCGTTGTTGCAGTCTCCTgctcatttaaaattttctgcCAATTGGAATTGA
- the LOC108347923 gene encoding uncharacterized protein LOC108347923: protein MASAQYALSSLLTSHANGRTLRRIPVCSKRQRKNHLRPKIPRTQTKPYPLSLPLLSSPTPPHPVAIPQENNNLGEEIPSNETLAGVVAGVVAGESENMKEFQVSEVAARENGVFEKVSMKDIFKYGALYFLGSLVLQTIYAVWAIGNYKHNRQYGDLEIDGRESEDGKTVSLPVNDVSGEQLLMEEKIEEIRLMAKEARRLESEKKGEEDMEDEDVEIDDDERAVSSRRDDIEKEISERLINLQNRLNKLNVRANDINKALQTNASENFAAGMDRGVNKNMNEGDDALVFKKKFKFRSPSAKATKTPKGFPGTRNWKASDAIKKGSAGEETAQDYGSDGSDQAQMLSEDKQVNDQDADKQKSVSSVPLEERGRFVDDAFKVIQNDVKNLNEKMETPDMKTNVGNKTRRTDNGDARETAPGMSSMEVIQSRKSRDLSTQNSQGFVEENQDTGISFEKDGVHSVNGSSRHGLTEKRSPANRIKLKVKQADTETDLWWLNLRYVFVILMRRDSKDGSEGFYNIMLTSNEQDQSDDSFTVAFEDRADANNLCFLLQSFFEDLESFSADAVPVSIKELNEEILSHAKKVVVVKKRQLQLYAGQPLVDVEMALRAIIEQGQTVSSH from the exons ATGGCGAGTGCGCAATACGCACTCTCGTCTCTTCTGACGTCTCACGCTAACGGACGAACCCTTCGTCGTATTCCAGTTTGTTCAAAACGGCAGAGGAAAAACCATTTGCGACCCAAAATTCCCAGAACCCAAACCAAACCCTACCCACTTTCACTCCCTCTTCTATCTTCGCCCACGCCGCCACATCCTGTCGCCATTCCACAAGAAAACAACAACCTCGGCGAGGAAATTCCCTCCAACGAGACGCTCGCCGGGGTAGTCGCCGGGGTAGTCGCCGGGGAATCTGAAAATATGAAAGAGTTTCAGGTTTCTGAGGTTGCCGCGAGGGAGAATGGTGTTTTTGAGAAGGTTTCCATGAAAGATATCTTCAAATACGGGGCTTTGTATTTTCTGGGGAGTCTGGTGTTACAGACGATTTACGCCGTTTGGGCTATAGGGAATTACAAGCACAACCGCCAATATGGAGATTTGGAGATTGATGGAAGGGAAAGTGAGGATGGGAAGACCGTGTCATTGCCGGTTAATGATGTTTCTGGGGAACAACTTTTAATGGAGGAGAAAATCGAGGAAATTAGGCTAATGGCGAAGGAAGCGCGGCGACTTGAATCGGAGAAGAAAGGGGAAGAGGATATGGAGGATGAAGATGTTGAAATTGATGACGATGAACGTGCTGTTTCTAGTCGTAGAGATGATATTGAGAAAGAGATTAGTGAGCGATTGATAAACCTGCAGAATAGGTTAAATAAGTTAAATGTTAGGGCTAACGATATCAACAAAGCGTTACAGACGAATGCTAGTGAGAATTTTGCTGCTGGAATGGATAGGGGTGTCAATAAGAATATGAATGAGGGAGACGATGCATTGGTGTTTAAGAAGAAGTTTAAATTTAGAAGCCCTTCTGCTAAGGCTACAAAAACTCCCAAGGGATTTCCAGGGACCCGAAATTGGAAAGCTTCTGATGCAATAAAGAAGGGCTCAGCGGGTGAGGAAACAGCTCAAGATTATGGAAGTGATGGTTCTGATCAAGCGCAAATGTTAAGTGAAGATAAACAAGTGAATGATCAGGATGCTGATAAGCAGAAGAGTGTTTCTAGTGTTCCTTTGGAAGAAAGGGGAAGATTTGTTGATGATGCTTTCAAAGTGATTCAAAATGATGTGAAGAATTTGAACGAGAAGATGGAGACACCAGATATGAAGACAAACGTTGGAAATAAAACTAGAAGGACTGACAATG gCGATGCCAGGGAAACTGCTCCTGGGATGTCTTCGATGGAAGTAATACAGTCAAGAAAATCAAGAGACTTGAGTACACAAAACTCTCAGGGTTTTGTGGAAGAAAACCAGGACACAGGCATAAGTTTTGAAAAGGATGGTGTGCACAGTGTAAATGGCAGTTCAAGACATGGATTAACTGAAAAACGTTCACCAGCTAACAGAATCAAACTCAAAGTTAAGCAAGCAGATACAGAGACTGATTTGTGGTGGCTGAACCTCCGTTATGTGTTT GTCATTCTCATGCGAAGAGATTCCAAGGATGGATCAGAAGGTTTCTATAACATAATGCTCACATCTAATGAACAGGACCAGAGTGATGATTCCTTTACTGTTGCTTTTGAGGATCGTGCTGATGCCAACAATTTATGTTTTCTATTGCAATCCTTTTTCGAAGATTTGGAATCTTTTAGTGCTGATGCAGTTCCAGTGTCAATTAAA GAACTGAATGAAGAAATACTATCTCATGCCAAGAAAGTGGTAGTGGTAAAAAAGAGGCAGCTTCAGCTCTATGCTGGGCAACCACTTGTTGATGTTGAGATGGCCCTGCGTGCTATAATAGAACAAGGTCAAACTGTATCATCGCATTGA
- the LOC108319688 gene encoding uncharacterized protein LOC108319688, whose product MEEPQYREHPKPKIAASPPPQHSDGASAELRGVDCNLASLCEHVQIEGFNSGSFSDIVVNAMGSTYHLHRLILSRSSYFRNMLHGPWKEASAPVVTLHVDDKNVNDEAIAMALAYLYGHHPKLNDNNAFRVLAAASFLDLQDLCGICTDFIISELWTSNFLAYQVFAENQDYGIHGERVRTACWGYLCQSGGMELKEVLPKLSSQTLHALLTSNDLWIPNEEKRFELALHTFLAKGAHCKVEHPSHGISGSESATGIHADSINSKGKSIIDGCTTKRLETDLGKMNLNSDLKDPSTSSVLVELADPVADFNDGVSVSDEQVQQASYVRTPNLNPRYSGDMEGPTLGNSMPDKDVMRTSCYVNMPLGTEATAMAAPGVVIEGPSEEGPCYQLEDNSWFVRDPSRHCFSSNSCNELTSSDWGRYGTPLFSWNGQVVGRRQLKAHPRANYRDHGDEYDAFFNIFEGGSLLYCNMSFDALLNVRKQLEELGFPCKAVNDGLWLQMLLSQRVQEIAADTCKVCSLMNCTCQKQFAFSHGASTSGSYLQEHNQNIMPGSVGNIYVAESSAGERSGLFRPVRVHVRGAIDGLAGIGRGTNFVPASASHPTRFVFSRVPLGVGNRNHPQSAANDDSDTRADPNGDLSGDGLTAVVGLSLGGSNGTNVHTELTQRGYEMGMQSSMSGSNAGDASTGGIPMQMLETPEHTIGIEWDNVNSASISLDMKTPLSHFPPFRFGVRFEDVHRLGDGQVKHSTEVFYAGSLWKVSVQAFNDEDPQGRRTLGLFLHRRKAEITDIHRKVHMYVDSREKVTARYQLSVPSKREMMVFGSFKQTGTLLPKYPKGWGWRTALLFDELADLLQNGALRVIAVVQLV is encoded by the exons ATGGAAGAGCCTCAGTATCGGGAGCATCCAAAACCCAAAATCGCAGCCAGTCCGCCGCCGCAGCACTCCGATGGGGCCTCGGCAGAGTTGCGCGGAGTGGATTGCAACCTCGCTTCCCTCTGCGAGCATGTCCAAATCGAAGGCTTCAATTCGGGTTCCTTTTCCGACATCGTCGTCAATGCAATGGGTTCCACTTATCACCTTCATCGGCTTATCCTCTCGCGCAGTTCCTATTTCAG GAACATGCTTCACGGGCCTTGGAAAGAAGCCAGTGCTCCTGTTGTGACTCTGCATGTTGATGATAAAAATGTTAATGATGAGGCAATTGCAATGGCTTTGGCGTACCTATACGGCCACCACCCTAAGCTTAATGATAATAATGCATTTCGTGTTCTTGCTGCTGCATCCTTTCTCGACCTTCAG GATTTGTGTGGAATTTGTACAGATTTCATTATATCTGAGCTGTGGACTTCAAACTTCTTGGCTTATCAG GTGTTTGCGGAGAACCAAGACTATGGCATTCATGGGGAGCGTGTTAGAACTGCTTGCTGGGGTTACCTTTGTCAAAGTGGTGGCATGGAATTGAAAGAG GTGCTTCCTAAACTTTCATCGCAAACATTACATGCATTATTGACTTCTAATGATCTATGGATACCCAATGAAGAGAAACG GTTTGAATTGGCTTTGCACACATTCCTGGCAAAAGGTGCTCATTGCAAGGTTGAACATCCTTCGCATGGAATTTCTGGTTCTGAGTCTGCTACTGGTATTCATGCTGATTCTATTAACAGCAAGGGAAAAAGTATAATTGATGGCTGCACTACTAAGAGGTTGGAAACTGACCTTGGGAAAATGAATCTTAATAGTGATCTAAAGGACCCAAGCACTTCAAGTGTTCTAGTTGAGCTTGCAGATCCAGTGGCAGACTTCAATGATGGTGTTTCTGTTTCCGACGAACAGGTTCAACAAGCTTCATATGTCCGTACACCAAACCTGAATCCAAGATATTCTGGTGACATGGAAGGACCAACATTGGGTAATTCGATGCCTGATAAAGATGTGATGAGAACATCATGCTATGTGAACATGCCTCTTGGTACTGAAGCTACTGCTATGGCAGCCCCTGGAGTGGTCATTGAAGGGCCGTCGGAAGAAGGACCTTGCTACCAGTTGGAGGACAATAGTTGGTTTGTTAGGGACCCATCAAGacattgtttttcatcaaattCTTGTAATGAGCTCACGTCCAGTGATTGGGGAAGATATGGAACACCATTGTTTTCATGGAATGGCCAAGTTGTTGGCAGAAGACAGCTTAAAGCTCACCCCAGAGCAAACTACAGAGATCATGGAGATGAATATGATgcatttttcaatatatttgaaGGGGGGTCCCTTTTATATTGCAATATGTCTTTTGATGCGCTTCTAAATGTCAGAAAGCAACTTGAAGAATTAGGTTTCCCTTGCAAAGCTGTAAATGATGGTCTTTGGCTTCAG ATGCTTCTTAGTCAGAGAGTACAGGAAATTGCCGCTGATACCTGCAAAGTTTGCTCCCTCATGAATTGTACTTGTCAGAAGCAATTTGCATTTTCACATGGAGCTTCTACATCTGGATCTTACTTGCAAGAACATAATCAGAACATTATGCCTGGCAGTGTGGGAAATATATATGTTGCTGAATCTTCTGCAGGTGAAAGAAGTGGCCTTTTTAGACCTGTACGAGTGCATGTTAGAGGTGCTATTGATGGGCTTGCAGGTATTGGCCGTGGAACTAATTTTGTTCCGGCATCTGCTTCACATCCTACACGTTTCGTCTTTTCTCGTGTACCATTAGGTGTTGGAAACAGAAACCATCCTCAGTCTGCAGCCAATGATGATTCAGATACACGTGCTGACCCAAATGGAGACCTGTCTGGTGATGGATTGACAGCTGTAGTTGGGTTAAGCCTTGGAGGGAGTAATGGAACAAATGTACATACAGAGCTAACACAAAGGGGATATGAAATGGGCATGCAAAGCAGCATGTCTGGAAGTAATGCTGGAGATGCAAGTACTGGTGGTATCCCCATGCAGATGTTAGAGACACCAGAACATACCATTGGTATAGAATGGGACAATGTCAACAGTGCTTCCATATCACTGGATATGAAAACACCTTTAAGCCATTTCCCCCCTTTTCGCTTTGG TGTACGTTTTGAGGATGTGCATAGGCTTGGTGATGGTCAGGTCAAGCATTCTACAGAAGTTTTCTACGCTGGTTCTTTGTGGAAG GTCAGTGTACAAGCTTTTAATGATGAAGACCCCCAGGGACGGCGAACCCTTG GGCTGTTTCTTCATCGTCGAAAAGCAGAGATAACCGATATACATAGAAAG GTG